CCGTTTCCATCATTCCCGTCTTCCTGGACTACATCCGGGAAGGCCGCCTGCACGGAATTCTGGCGGACGACGGCCTGTGGATGGACATGGGAACGCCGGAATCCTACCTGCAGGCCCACCTGGACTTTCCCTCCCCCCTGCCGCGCATCCATCCGGAAGCGGAAATCTCCTCCGGGTCTTCCGTGGACGCCGCCTGCGTGGTCGGCCCCGGCGCCGTTGTGGAGGAAAACTGCCGTTTGAACGGCTGCATCGTCTGGCCCGGTGCCCGGGTTCCCGCGGGAACCCGGGCGGAACGCCGCATTTTTTATCTTTCCCGCTGATTGCTCCCATGATGAACATTTTCCGCCTCCTTGCCCTGCTCCTGTGCGTTTCCAGCCTTGTCCACGCGGAACACCGCGTCTTTACGAAGAAGGACGGCTTCCTCTCCATGAAGGACAAGCTGAACGTGTACTTTTTCCGGTCGGACACGCACCGCCTGCTGGTGCGCGACGAAGGCAGCGTGAAAACTCCCCGCTATGGCTCTCTGGACAAGGCCATGCGCAGAAGCCCGTGCGTAGCCGGGGTGAACGGCGGCTTCTTCGGCGCGGATGCGGCGGGAACTCCCCTGGGGCTGGTCGTCCAGGACGGCAAACGCCTTTTCCCGCTGGCCTCCGGCTCCTTTGCCGTGTCCGGAGTCGTTTACTCCGGAGGCAAAAACGGCCTGGAACTGGTGCGCAGCTCCGTTCTTAAACGGATGAAAAGCCTCCCCACCATGCAGGCCGCCATCCAGGGCGGCCCCTTTCTGGTGGAAAACGGAACGGCCGTCAAAGGCCTGAACGCGGAAAAATCCACCTACCGCACCTTCATTGCCACGGACGGCGGCAAACGGTGGTGCATCGGCGTTTCTTCCTCACTGACGCTGAAGGAACTGGCGGCATGGCTGTCCATTCCGGGCGCTCTGGGCGACTTCAAGGTAAAGACGGCGCTGAACCTGGACGGAGGTGCCTCCTCCGCCTTCTGGTGCCATGAGTCCGGCATCTCCTACCCTTCCTTCAAGCAGGTCAGGAATTATCTGGGGGTGGCTCCCCTCTCCGGTCGGTAAACGCCGTTGTGCACGCCTTCCCTTACCGCTCCGCGCCCGGACGCCAGAATCCTGCGCACCAGCAGGGCCAGGAAAAGCAGGAAACAGGCCGGAACGGCCCAGTCCCCCAGCATGGCGTACAGGGTCA
This genomic stretch from Akkermansia biwaensis harbors:
- a CDS encoding phosphodiester glycosidase family protein, which produces MMNIFRLLALLLCVSSLVHAEHRVFTKKDGFLSMKDKLNVYFFRSDTHRLLVRDEGSVKTPRYGSLDKAMRRSPCVAGVNGGFFGADAAGTPLGLVVQDGKRLFPLASGSFAVSGVVYSGGKNGLELVRSSVLKRMKSLPTMQAAIQGGPFLVENGTAVKGLNAEKSTYRTFIATDGGKRWCIGVSSSLTLKELAAWLSIPGALGDFKVKTALNLDGGASSAFWCHESGISYPSFKQVRNYLGVAPLSGR